The Plantibacter sp. Leaf314 genome includes a window with the following:
- a CDS encoding amino acid ABC transporter ATP-binding protein, whose protein sequence is MEDVEKHYGDFHALKRINLTVNKGEVVVVIGPSGSGKSTLCRTINRLETITSGEIRIDGKRLPEEGKQLAELRADVGMVFQSFNLFAHKTIRENVTLGPIKVRKQKKRDADDAAKVLLERVGIGVQADKLPAQLSGGQQQRVAIARALAMKPKVMLFDEPTSALDPEMINEVLDVMVQLASEGMTMIVVTHEMGFARKAADRVVFMADGEILEDTDPESFFTNPQSDRAKDFLSKLLTL, encoded by the coding sequence ATGGAGGACGTCGAGAAGCACTACGGCGACTTCCACGCCCTGAAGCGCATCAACCTCACCGTCAACAAGGGTGAGGTCGTCGTCGTGATCGGACCGTCCGGTTCCGGCAAGTCGACCCTGTGCCGCACCATCAACCGACTCGAGACGATCACCTCGGGGGAGATCCGGATCGACGGCAAGCGCCTCCCCGAGGAGGGCAAGCAACTCGCCGAGCTCCGGGCCGACGTCGGCATGGTCTTCCAGTCCTTCAACCTGTTCGCGCACAAGACCATCCGCGAGAACGTCACGCTCGGACCGATCAAGGTGCGCAAGCAGAAGAAGCGTGACGCCGACGACGCGGCCAAGGTGCTCCTCGAACGCGTCGGTATCGGCGTGCAGGCCGACAAGCTGCCCGCGCAGTTGTCCGGCGGACAGCAGCAGCGCGTCGCCATCGCCCGAGCCCTCGCCATGAAGCCCAAGGTCATGCTCTTCGACGAGCCCACCTCGGCGCTCGACCCCGAGATGATCAACGAGGTGCTCGACGTCATGGTGCAGCTCGCGAGCGAAGGCATGACGATGATCGTCGTCACCCACGAGATGGGCTTCGCCAGGAAGGCCGCCGACCGTGTGGTCTTCATGGCCGACGGGGAGATCCTCGAGGACACCGACCCGGAGTCGTTCTTCACGAACCCGCAGTCGGATCGCGCGAAGGACTTCCTGTCGAAGCTCCTCACCCTCTGA
- a CDS encoding RNA methyltransferase, producing the protein MLDNPRSPRVRSVAKLAKRPARQETGLFLLEGPQAVSEALQFRPDLILELYATPTALERYTEIAAAASAAGLEIEFVTEQVLESMADTVTPQGFIAVAQQFPTSIKDIFAGQPQLVVILEEVRDPGNLGTIIRAADAAGADAVVLSGRTVDLYNPKVVRSTTGSLFHLPVAVGVELPAVLERARAAGLQTLAADIKGEDLLVARSEGVLAQPTAWVFGNEARGLTDEHLALVDRAVTVPIYGRAESMNLATAASVCVFESAFAQHA; encoded by the coding sequence GTGCTTGACAATCCGCGGTCCCCGCGCGTCCGATCCGTCGCCAAGCTCGCCAAGCGTCCGGCGAGACAGGAGACCGGCCTGTTCCTCCTCGAAGGACCACAGGCGGTGTCTGAGGCCCTGCAATTCCGGCCCGACCTGATCCTCGAGCTGTACGCCACGCCGACGGCGCTCGAGCGGTACACCGAGATCGCCGCCGCCGCGTCCGCCGCCGGCCTCGAGATCGAGTTCGTCACGGAGCAGGTCCTCGAGTCGATGGCGGACACCGTCACGCCGCAGGGCTTCATTGCGGTCGCGCAGCAGTTCCCGACCTCCATCAAGGACATCTTCGCCGGGCAGCCGCAGCTCGTCGTCATCCTGGAGGAGGTCCGCGACCCGGGCAACCTCGGGACGATCATCCGCGCGGCCGACGCCGCCGGAGCCGACGCGGTCGTCCTCAGCGGACGGACCGTCGACCTGTACAACCCCAAGGTCGTGCGGTCCACGACCGGTTCGCTGTTCCACCTGCCCGTCGCCGTCGGTGTCGAGTTGCCCGCCGTGCTGGAACGGGCCCGTGCCGCGGGTCTGCAGACGCTCGCGGCGGACATCAAGGGTGAGGACCTGCTGGTGGCGCGGTCCGAGGGCGTGCTCGCACAGCCCACCGCCTGGGTCTTCGGCAACGAGGCCAGAGGACTCACCGACGAGCATCTGGCGCTGGTCGACCGTGCGGTTACGGTACCGATCTACGGCCGCGCGGAGAGCATGAACCTGGCCACGGCAGCATCGGTGTGCGTCTTCGAGAGCGCGTTCGCGCAGCACGCCTGA
- the rplT gene encoding 50S ribosomal protein L20, which produces MARVKRAVNAHKKRRVILERAAGYRGQRSRLYRKAKEQVTHSLVYSYRDRRARKGDFRRLWIQRINAASRANGMTYNRFIQGLGLAGIEVDRRMLAELAVHEPATFAALVASAKAALPADTSAPKVSA; this is translated from the coding sequence ATGGCAAGAGTCAAAAGGGCGGTCAACGCTCACAAGAAGCGTCGCGTCATCCTCGAGCGCGCCGCCGGTTACCGCGGTCAGCGTTCGCGTCTGTACCGCAAGGCCAAGGAGCAGGTCACTCACTCCCTCGTCTACTCGTACCGTGACCGTCGTGCGCGCAAGGGTGACTTCCGTCGCCTCTGGATCCAGCGCATCAACGCCGCGTCGCGCGCCAACGGCATGACGTACAACCGCTTCATCCAGGGTCTCGGCCTCGCCGGTATCGAGGTCGACCGTCGCATGCTCGCCGAGCTCGCCGTGCACGAGCCCGCCACGTTCGCGGCGCTCGTCGCCTCGGCCAAGGCCGCGCTGCCCGCCGACACCTCGGCGCCGAAGGTCTCCGCCTAG